GCTGTGTGAGTTTGGGCCACGAGTTctgggagggggggggggttccAAGATTTTGTGCCCAAGGGCCTCTGCTTTCTAAATCCGTGCCTGCTTGCATGACTCACTGATCTCCAGCTGCCTCTGAATCCTGCTTTTGCTTTTCGCTCTGAAGGACACCTGGATTTCATTGTATTGTGTCATCACCTCCACAAACTTACGAGACACGTTAGAGTACTAAAAAACAAGAGAGAAACAACAAGAGACAGATTTGGAATGAAAACATGACCGCACAGGAAAGCAGCAGAAAAAAAAGGTGTGAGATTCCACACCTGAGTTTTCTGAATGCGTACATCCACTGCAGCGCAGGTAGTAACCTGGTCGTCTGGAGGTAGACTCTGTTGCATTGCTAAAGAGACATTAGGAAAGAACTCAGTTAATTTCTTTGGCCATTTACTTCAACAGCTGTACCAAAAATAAACATCACCAAATCTTTACTGAAGGTGACATATGCCATTCCTGCACCACTAGAATCACAAAacgaaattacaaaaataatgatttttttttatatacaaggTTTCCCGAATATTGCTCCAGTCTTTCACTGGTCAGAAAAACCAAGAGTCCCACTTGAAACTCACAACATTGTTTGAGCCAACGTGCTGAGTCAAGCTTGTGGAGATTCTCAAACAAATAGAGCACTGATCCAATAGTGcctcagtgtttacacttttcaaggGAAATCAGACTATGTATTgcttacttatatttgtctctgcatattaagcttggataggaTACATTATTTTAGCACTGAAAACAATTACACCTACTTTAACATTTTCTGCAAACCTTTTTCTTCCATAATTCAGAACCATTGTAATATACTCATCTTTACTCGTGCCTGACTTGCCATGATAGCACAGACAAAAGCAGAATGTCCTACTCACATTTAAGGCTGGTCTGGGCAATATTGGCATGTTTCTTGATTTCTACTGTGAGTTGTTCCAACTCTTCTTTTGTTCCTGAAAGCAAAGTCATAATTAGGGATGAGAGATTTAAAATCATACTACTGAAATATATACTACATGCTTTTGAAAGGCCTGCAGATTGCTCATTTACTGTGTAAATGTACTTAAGTTAGATTAGGAACAACATCTGGCATCAAAATAGAAAAACAACATACTGCTATATTTGATATTTCAGGGCCTGATGTTCACTTGATGTACAGTACAATGCACAGAAGACATATTCTAAAAAGAAACAGTCAGTTATAACAAAcatctttttttcttccttccaAATAACAGTTACAGATAAAATAATGCCTCAGTAAAGCCCTACCTTCAATCAGATGTGTCATGCTGGAAAAATAATGTGGTGTGTTTTATAGGTGATTATAAATACATACTGTTATATAAAAGGAAATGTTGCTGTAGAGGGCTGTTTTGACAGTCTCTTACGAGGGAATAATGAAGCACAATGCTCAACTGCATCATTACATTTGACACATTTTCTTGAAAAATACCCTGAACATAATTCTCTGACTCCTGTAGATACAGTATATTACACACATGTGTAGAAGAAACAAGCAAGCAGCAGATACACTCACACCCTCCCAGATGTCTTTATCTCTGTCTCACATTCCTCTCTGCATGTCCCATACATGCCCTCCAAGTTACAGCTAAAATGAAccccacacacacgcatacactctTAAAATTAAGAATGTGATGGGGAAACCACAAATTCATTGCATGCCCAAACTCGACTCCTGAGGAGGTATGTTTCCCATAGTGTTAAGGGATAGAAACCCCTTTTAACTGGTCGAATCATTATGAATAGTTTGATACTATCCATTAAACTAAAGTTAGTTCTAGTACTCTTATCTGTCTGGATGAGCAATGTCCCAATAGAGCTGATATTTAGAACAGCAGTGGGATGCTCCACTGTTTGTGTCACTCCGCTTGACTGTGTTGTCAGTCTGTGTTTTGTGTGTCCTGCTTTGGCttcattttgaactatttttgatAAATAggagcaaaaatagacaaaataacagacaaaaTAGTGTCTAAAATATAAATGACTCAAAATTTACTTCTTGTTTAGAGAAATGTTGTAATGTATAACAGCAACATCATACTCATAATCATGCTGTTAATTTGAATATAGGTATGACTGTGACTGTCTGTGCCTGTGCCTGTGTCCACAGCCAAATCACTTATAAAAGAATATGTATATATCTGTGTATGTGAGGAATGGTTTTCCCACAGCAGTTTCCAGGCTGCTCCACAGGTGCACTTGTATGGAGTGATGTGATATTTCCAGCATAATGAAAACTGGGTAGAGGAAATCAATATTCTTTTACTGTTATaggcggttaaggctctgggttactgaccagaaggtcgggggttcaagccccaacactgctAAGATGCCACTCACTGAACCTGTACtatgaccccagcttagctgggatatgtgaaaacaaagaaatgttgctgtatatatatgaaaaataaaaaagtaaaatgtgTGACAATAATATAGGCTTTCTTCTTCTTATGCAGCtggaaaaatagatttttttcctCGCTGTCTTTGTGATAGAGCCCTGagtattatttgtttattaagtTTGAACAAGAATGACCGAACGTAGATTTAGAgtgtatcgccacctactgggcagggaggagaatgttttgtaaaaaaaaaaaaaaaagacttaaatattgatctgtttctcacacacacccaaaaaaacacttctaaagacatggattaaaccactggagttgtaaggattacttttaatctgcctttatgtgcttttttgagcttccaAGTTTTGGACCctcttgtatggacctacagaggtgagattgtcttctaaaaatctttgtttgtgtcatagacatctgggatggcatgagggagagtagatgttgagagaattttcatttttgggtgaactattattttaacaTGGCCATTCAGAAACAGGCTCTCATTTGTTTCATCTGTGCCATTTGCTCAAATTTTACTGACTTTGAAAGGAGATGTtggcagaatattcatttaattgaaataaaatgcaatgaaagggAATTGTGACTCCATGTCTGTCAGTCTCTAATATTCTACCTAGCATCTCCTTGTGACCCAGAGGGAAAAAAAATTGTCATACAAGATTTGAACAGCATAagtctgagtaaatgatgacagaatttttattctgGGTGAACTGCCACTATAAAAGGCTTTGAGTTAGGGTGACTTACTCTCGTCAGGGTTGGAAGGTGTAAGGATCAGGCTATGTTTCTTCTTCACCTCATTCACGAGGGAGGAGATCTTATTGATGATACCTTTGACCTCCTCCACCTGGAATAAAGCAGAGCTCAGACACTTCTCTTACACTTCAGTGGACTACActtgttgatttaaaaatgaatttatggGACACACccttatgaaaaaaaaagatatgtgaatatattggaaaatataatgtgatatattaaataatacattttcttatatGGGAATCTAGTgcttatatttttcaatattctgcaATATTTGCATGTACCTTGTATGgctaaatatttatacatatgaaaaatatatatagcaataacaagactacatatttacattttattcaaataatttcTCTTTCATTAGTTAACACAAGGGTTTACATACAGCATTAAATGTCTCAAAAATATATTCCTTATATGTGTACAAAGGTCCCCAATTCTTTACAGATTCAGGCAAATGaagacatactgtaaatgtaaattcagtgacAGATTTGCTTTCTACATAGTATTTCAAACTGTTGGACAAAATCTACAACCATTTTTTTTcccacacttatatatatatatatatatatatatatatatatatatatatatatatagggctatcgatttaacgcattaattcagtgcgattaatataAATTGCAtacccccggaccataataaggaagattcctgagaaaagtggtttactccagagggcagtaagtgacatttcagctgtatgagcaacgcacagtttatacagtgaacaaaacactttagtagacagaacaacacaaacatgccttACCTTCAAACAACTTGATgaagcgcaaatccgaactaagggatctcaagatgtgtttaaagattcaatattaaactatatttaacttgacactgtgacctaaacattttatgtttatgacataacgcacccgagacactacacaagcatgtctgacgcaggtgtacactcacctaaaggattattaggaacaccatactaatactgtgtttgacccccttaattctacgtggcattgattcaacaaggtgctgaaagcattctttagaaatgttggcccatattgacaggatagcatcttgcagttgatggaaatttgtgggatgcacatccagggcacgaagctcccgttccaccacatcccaaagataatctattgggttgagatctggtgactgtgggggccattttagtacagtgaactcattgtcatgttcaagaaaccaatttgaaatgattcgagctttgtgacatggtgcattatcctgctggaagtagccatcagaggatgggtacatggtggccataaagggatggacatggtcagaaacaatgctcaggcaggccgtggcatttaaacgatgcccaattggcactaaggggcctaaagtgtgccaagaaaacatcctccacaccattacaccaccaccaccagcctgcacagtggtaacatggcatgatggatccatgttctcattctgtttacgtcaaattctgactctaccatctgaatgtctcaacagaaatcgagactcatcagaccaggcaacatttttccagtcttcaactgtccaattttggtgagctcttgcaaattgtagcctctttttcctatttgtggtggagatgagtggtacccggtggggtcttctgctgttgtagcccatccacctcaaggttgtgcgtgttgtggcttcacaaatgctttgctgcatacctcggttgtaacgagtggttatttcaggcaaagttgctcttctatcagcttgaatcagtcggcccattctcctctgacctctagcatcaataaggcattttacgcccacaggactgccgcgatattggatgtttttccttttcacaccattctttgtaaaccctagaaatggttgtgcgtgaaagtcccagtaactgagcagattgtgaaatactcagaccggcccgtctggcaccaacaaccatgccacgctcaaaattgcttaaatcacctttctttcccattctgacattcagtttggagttcaggagattgtcttgaccaggaccacacccctaaatgcattgaagcaactgccatgtgattggttgattagataattgcattaatgagaaattgaacaggtgttcctaataatcgtttaggtgagtgtacattgacgggtccttaaacaagccctcataataaatctcaaactgattgacaaattcacttgcgaaatggattgctgtgaactgtatgccaataattggattatgatcaataatatggtagtaaacaatacactgtattttaaagccgctttttgtattgccttatcaatgattaactcttctgctacagcaatgtaatgcattttaatgatctgaatattttttatttgatatgtatatgtataatcattatatatttaattatttttatacgatgggctttctcagcaaatatttgtatatgcgattaatcacgattaattaatcggaacaccatgtaactaattagattaaaaaaaattatatatatatatatatatatatatactatatatataattgtattattattaatacacatggatatacattatacaatacatttctctgaaatgtgtatatatatttaacatacatgttcaaatgtatatatactcaatatgtatatatatatatatatatatatatatatatataataacataaatattcacatattTGGATGTATGAAAACCAGCAATTCCTTATGTATTACTcagtatattgtaatatattaacacaatgtattaatctatataattatgaatatactgaaattatttaatatattgagagttattatgtaaggaaatattttttttgcataaggGCAGAGTTGGATCATAAGCACCTTTCATAAAGATTAATGACTGTACCTTTCTGAAAAAGACCTGCATGAAGCCATCGCTCTCCATGGACACAGTGACACCCCCATCTTCACTGGCACCTTGTCTGCCCTACAGTAAAACACAGAGACAATGATTTAAAGGGGATCGTTTCAACATGATCAAccaaaagtaaaaaaggacttaaatattgatctgtttcttgcctacacctattatatcacttctgaagacatggattaatacactggagtcatctggattacttttatgctgcatttatgtgctttttgatgtTTCAAAatgctggcacccattcactggcattgtatggacctacagagcagagatattcttctaaaaatcttaatgtatccagcagaagaaagaaagtcatacacatttgggatatgacggtgagtaaattaagagatttttatttttgggtgaactgttcctttaacccTGATACAAGTATGTAAAATAGACAGGAAATAATGGAGATTGCTGTTACCAAATGCATCAATGTGTTGCAGTTATTTCATAAGATATGTGGTGTTTCAGTGACTAAAACATTTATATCCATATAACATGACATTATTGACCCTATTCAACAGTAGGGAAGCCAAATTTGTTGCACATTTCAAACACAGTGGCAATATTTAAGTGCTACACATGGCataattagtaaaaaaaagataaataaaaacataaaagtttATTATACTTTATGAAAAGagacaaaaatgtaacaaaactcAACATAAATGTCAAGTTTGAAACAAAATAGataaggggagaaaataataaaagtttaatttgaaatggtttaaaacaaataataatggaATAAAATACTAAAAAAGGGGGAAATAATGCAGCGCCAGCAGTAAAGTGCTTTGTCCGAGAATTCACAAGTAAACAGGTAAGGTTTTGATGACCTTGATTAATTCGTTTAATTAAATCCCTTTTCTACTTACTGAATTCAATTCAGCCAGTCGGTCCCTCATAACAATGTCGTATGGAAAGTCGATTTATCCTGTGTGAGTATTTGTGCACGTCCGCTGCGGTTCGTACGTGTTGAAGTCCATTGCAAGTCCAAGTTATAGGAAAAAGTAAATTACGTACATTAATGAAGTAACCATTGACTTTAGTACCTTAACCAAAAATACAGCTTATAAAGCAGCTTATAAATGAGATGTTTAATATTCATGGAGTCATCCAGCTATGAAGCTTTGTCTGTCTGTTATTTTCCCGTCCCGTCGCCAGTCGACGCATCTAAATAATGCTGTGAGCGCAGCTACACTAAACACAGCGGTAATGCCATGGCAACAGCGTCCTCAAAATGGGCGTGCACAATGGGTCTACaatacataattgtttttttctgtACTACTTACTGCGATCAATCCAttggttattaaaatgtatttatcatgCATCTAGGTGTAAATAGTAATCCAGACCCTTAGAGGAGCTCGTGGACAAATTTATCACGTGCTGCCTGTTACTTTTTCAAGCGCTTGCCAGGATGAACCGGTCACAGCCGTTTGTGATGACTGGATTCTGCACTTGATAGCGACTGCGAAACCAGACTTAGATTTATGTGAGGTACCAGACCATGCAATTATGAGATTTAAACTATTGTACGCTTGAATATGCAGTCTGCAGTAAGAAAAATGTGAATATTTCTATGCGGCTCAAAAGAGAATTCTGCTTTATGAACTCACGTGCGCCTCCGGCAGGAAGAGAATTGCAGGATCTCTTCCAGCTCAATAGTGCCATTCTCCCCAGTGAATTACCTTCAAGAGTGTTATTTAAGACAGAAGTTTCTGGTTTCCTCTCTGAGCATGTGTTCTTCCCTAGCATTCTTACAGATTTATATAGTTCTTTCCACTATTGTCTTGTACTAGACTTCCATACAGACAACTGAATTGCCTGCCCCCTTCTACAGCACGTTAGTAACTATAATTACCTTGCAAAGCTGATTCAACTTGAAACTCTATacggaacagttcacccaaaaatggagagagagaaaaaaatatgacctttatgctgactttatg
This sequence is a window from Xyrauchen texanus isolate HMW12.3.18 chromosome 37, RBS_HiC_50CHRs, whole genome shotgun sequence. Protein-coding genes within it:
- the LOC127631173 gene encoding syntaxin-2-like isoform X1 — protein: MRDRLAELNSGRQGASEDGGVTVSMESDGFMQVFFRKVEEVKGIINKISSLVNEVKKKHSLILTPSNPDERTKEELEQLTVEIKKHANIAQTSLKSMQQSLPPDDQVTTCAAVDVRIQKTQYSNVSRKFVEVMTQYNEIQVSFRAKSKSRIQRQLEITGRITTNEELEEMLEIGNPSVFTSDIISDSLITRQALNEIESRHKDILRLESSIKELHDMFVDMAMLVETQGELIDNIEKNVNNAVEYTYHAKEQTKKAVRYQAGARRKHIILALIILVVLAVVALIVGLSVGLSAKTTTNSATSSSAEANPL
- the LOC127631173 gene encoding syntaxin-2-like isoform X2, yielding MRDRLAELNSGRQGASEDGGVTVSMESDGFMQVFFRKVEEVKGIINKISSLVNEVKKKHSLILTPSNPDERTKEELEQLTVEIKKHANIAQTSLKSMQQSLPPDDQVTTCAAVDVRIQKTQYSNVSRKFVEVMTQYNEIQVSFRAKSKSRIQRQLEITGRITTNEELEEMLEIGNPSVFTSDIISDSLITRQALNEIESRHKDILRLESSIKELHDMFVDMAMLVETQGELIDNIEKNVNNAVEYTYHAKEQTKKAVRYQAGARRKMVHIAICGAVLVILFVIVIVGVYID
- the LOC127631173 gene encoding syntaxin-2-like isoform X3, translated to MRDRLAELNSGRQGASEDGGVTVSMESDGFMQVFFRKVEEVKGIINKISSLVNEVKKKHSLILTPSNPDERTKEELEQLTVEIKKHANIAQTSLKSMQQSLPPDDQVTTCAAVDVRIQKTQYSNVSRKFVEVMTQYNEIQVSFRAKSKSRIQRQLEITGRITTNEELEEMLEIGNPSVFTSDIISDSLITRQALNEIESRHKDILRLESSIKELHDMFVDMAMLVETQKHIILALIILVVLAVVALIVGLSVGLSAKTTTNSATSSSAEANPL